A single region of the Sulfitobacter geojensis genome encodes:
- a CDS encoding ABC transporter ATP-binding protein: MSDPYGDRGNKDLSIGNPKGMGSEIPQRGGTSFAAPGGPFLIGDGMTAGYGQGPDILHDCTIAVDKGEIAVIVGPNGAGKSTGMKAVFGMLDMRKGHVRLDGEDITDLSPQDRVAKGMGFVPQTSNIFTSMTVEENLEMGAFIRTDDFSDTMAQVYDLFPILKDKRSQPAGELSGGQRQQVAVGRALMTQPKVLMLDEPTAGVSPIVMDELFDRIIEVARTGIPILMVEQNARQALEIADKGYVLVQGANAYTGTGKELLADPDVRKSFLGG; this comes from the coding sequence ATGAGCGATCCATATGGCGACCGCGGCAATAAAGATCTGTCGATCGGCAACCCCAAGGGCATGGGCTCTGAAATTCCACAACGCGGCGGCACCAGTTTCGCGGCACCCGGCGGGCCCTTCCTGATTGGTGACGGTATGACGGCCGGATATGGTCAGGGACCGGACATCTTGCATGACTGCACCATTGCCGTCGACAAGGGCGAGATTGCCGTGATTGTCGGCCCCAACGGGGCGGGCAAATCAACGGGGATGAAAGCGGTGTTCGGCATGCTGGACATGCGCAAAGGCCATGTGCGGCTGGACGGCGAAGACATCACCGACCTGTCCCCGCAAGACCGCGTGGCCAAAGGCATGGGGTTCGTGCCGCAAACGTCAAACATCTTTACCTCGATGACAGTCGAAGAGAATCTGGAGATGGGCGCGTTTATTCGCACAGATGATTTCAGCGATACCATGGCGCAGGTCTATGACCTGTTTCCGATCCTCAAGGACAAACGGTCCCAGCCTGCCGGTGAGCTTTCGGGCGGTCAGCGCCAGCAGGTTGCCGTGGGCCGTGCCTTGATGACGCAACCCAAGGTTCTGATGCTTGACGAACCGACAGCGGGGGTTTCGCCGATTGTGATGGACGAATTGTTCGACCGGATCATCGAAGTGGCGCGCACCGGTATTCCCATTCTGATGGTGGAACAAAACGCCCGCCAAGCGCTTGAAATCGCGGACAAGGGTTATGTTCTGGTGCAGGGCGCAAATGCGTACACAGGCACCGGCAAGGAATTGCTGGCCGATCCCGATGTGCGCAAATCGTTTCTGGGGGGCTGA
- a CDS encoding branched-chain amino acid ABC transporter permease, which yields MDFLNAIIALANYVLIPGIAYGSQLALGALGVTLVYGILRFSNFAHGDTMAMGAMATVLMTWLFQSWGISLGPLPTALLALPFGILFAIGLLLFTDRAVYKFYRVKKAKPVILVIVSLGITFIYNGVTRFIIGADDQSFFDGERFIISAREFKKATGLAEGLSFKTTQGITIVTAIIVVIALFWFLNKTRAGKSMRAYSDNEDLALLSGINPERVVMITWIIVASLATIAGVLYGLDKSFKPFTYFQLLLPIFASAIVGGLGNPLGAIAGGFVIAFSEVTITYAWKKVLVYMMPESLEPSGLVQLLSTDYKFAVSFVILLIVLLFKPTGLFKGQSV from the coding sequence ATGGATTTTCTAAACGCAATCATTGCCTTGGCCAACTATGTGTTGATCCCGGGCATCGCTTACGGATCGCAACTGGCGCTTGGCGCCTTGGGGGTGACACTGGTTTACGGCATCCTGCGGTTTTCCAACTTTGCCCATGGTGACACTATGGCGATGGGCGCGATGGCGACCGTTTTGATGACCTGGCTGTTCCAGTCATGGGGCATTTCGCTGGGGCCGCTTCCCACCGCCTTGCTCGCCCTGCCCTTCGGCATCCTGTTTGCCATCGGTTTGTTGCTGTTCACCGACCGTGCAGTTTACAAATTCTATCGTGTGAAAAAGGCCAAACCGGTCATTCTGGTGATCGTATCGTTGGGCATTACCTTTATTTACAACGGGGTAACGCGCTTTATCATCGGTGCCGATGACCAGAGTTTCTTTGACGGGGAACGCTTTATCATCTCGGCGCGCGAGTTCAAAAAAGCCACCGGTCTGGCCGAAGGGCTGTCGTTCAAAACCACCCAAGGCATCACTATTGTCACGGCGATTATCGTGGTGATTGCGCTGTTCTGGTTCCTGAACAAGACGCGCGCGGGCAAATCCATGCGCGCCTATTCCGACAACGAAGATCTGGCGTTGCTGTCGGGCATCAACCCCGAACGCGTGGTGATGATCACATGGATCATCGTGGCATCCTTGGCGACCATCGCCGGCGTGCTTTATGGTTTGGACAAGTCTTTCAAACCCTTCACCTATTTCCAGCTGCTCCTGCCGATTTTCGCCAGCGCCATTGTCGGCGGTCTGGGCAATCCGCTGGGGGCAATTGCCGGTGGCTTTGTCATCGCCTTTTCCGAAGTGACAATCACCTATGCGTGGAAAAAAGTGCTGGTCTATATGATGCCCGAAAGCCTTGAGCCAAGCGGCCTCGTCCAACTTCTCAGCACGGATTACAAGTTCGCCGTCAGCTTTGTGATCCTTCTCATTGTGTTGCTGTTCAAGCCTACGGGCCTATTCAAGGGGCAATCGGTATGA
- a CDS encoding branched-chain amino acid ABC transporter permease produces the protein MTETVRNTLLFGVIAILILFVGFQQSWNSALLIIAMGLISSIMALGVNLQWGFAGLFNVGIMGFVALGGLAAVLIGMPPTEGAFAAGGLGVIGALLLGAGTILLAIAVMKRMGAGWLRNIAVIAVLVAGFFIFRAVLDPSVARIEEINPAQTGYLGGLGLPVLLAWPVGGVFAAAAAWLIGKTALGLRSDYLAIATLGIAEIIIAILKNEDWLTRGVKNVIGVPRPVPYEIDLQNSAAFVERAAGFGFDPVEGSTLYVKVLYILLFATVLVILMWMAQRALHSPWGRMLRAIRDNEVAAEAMGKDVTARHLQVFILGSAICGIAGAMMTTMDSQLTPGTYQPLRFTFLIWVMVIVGGSGNNLGSVLGGFLIWFLWVQVEPMGLWLMTAITSGMAEEAPLKVHLIESAAHMRLLTMGLVLLLVLRFSPRGLIPEK, from the coding sequence ATGACCGAAACCGTTCGAAATACATTGTTGTTTGGCGTTATCGCCATTTTGATCCTCTTTGTCGGCTTCCAGCAAAGCTGGAACTCTGCCCTGTTGATCATCGCCATGGGCCTTATCTCAAGCATCATGGCCTTAGGGGTAAACCTGCAATGGGGTTTTGCGGGGCTGTTTAACGTTGGCATCATGGGCTTTGTCGCCCTTGGCGGTCTGGCCGCTGTGCTCATCGGCATGCCCCCGACCGAAGGCGCATTCGCGGCGGGAGGTCTGGGCGTGATCGGCGCACTGCTGCTGGGTGCGGGCACGATCCTGCTGGCGATTGCCGTGATGAAGCGGATGGGCGCGGGATGGCTGCGCAACATTGCCGTGATCGCGGTTCTGGTCGCCGGCTTCTTTATCTTTCGTGCTGTGCTGGATCCTTCCGTTGCGCGGATTGAGGAAATCAACCCGGCCCAAACCGGATATCTGGGCGGCTTGGGTTTGCCCGTGCTGCTTGCCTGGCCTGTTGGCGGCGTATTCGCGGCCGCGGCCGCCTGGCTGATTGGCAAGACGGCGCTGGGGCTGCGGTCCGATTATCTGGCGATCGCAACCTTGGGCATTGCCGAGATCATCATCGCCATTCTGAAAAACGAAGACTGGCTGACACGCGGTGTGAAAAACGTCATCGGTGTGCCGCGTCCGGTCCCATACGAGATCGATTTGCAAAACAGCGCCGCATTTGTTGAACGTGCCGCGGGTTTCGGTTTTGATCCGGTAGAGGGCTCCACCCTTTATGTGAAAGTCTTGTATATCCTGTTGTTTGCAACGGTACTGGTTATCCTGATGTGGATGGCGCAACGCGCTTTACATTCACCATGGGGCCGCATGTTGCGCGCCATCCGTGACAACGAGGTTGCTGCGGAAGCTATGGGCAAAGATGTCACCGCGCGCCATCTGCAGGTGTTTATTCTGGGGTCCGCCATCTGCGGCATTGCAGGGGCGATGATGACAACGATGGACAGCCAGCTCACGCCCGGCACCTATCAGCCGCTGCGCTTTACCTTCCTGATCTGGGTGATGGTGATTGTCGGCGGGTCGGGCAACAATCTGGGCTCGGTTCTAGGCGGTTTCCTGATCTGGTTCTTGTGGGTTCAGGTTGAACCGATGGGGCTGTGGCTGATGACAGCAATCACTTCTGGCATGGCTGAAGAGGCCCCGTTGAAGGTGCATCTGATTGAATCGGCAGCGCATATGCGGTTGCTGACCATGGGTTTGGTATTGTTGTTGGTCTTGCGGTTTAGCCCGCGTGGTTTGATCCCCGAGAAGTAA
- a CDS encoding helicase HerA-like domain-containing protein: protein MTQDIFIGGGGDAYATQQFLNIGYANRHGLIAGATGTGKTVTLQILAEGFSAAGVPVFLSDVKGDLSGLAKSGSADHKLHAPFMSRAEKIGFSDFSYDAFPVTFWDLFGEQGHPVRTTVSEMGPLLFSQLLGLTEAQEGILNIAFRVADEDGLPLLDLKDLQALLVWIGQNAKELGLRYGNVSAASVGAIQRRLLVLENQGAADLFGEPALALSDLMRTEEDGRGVINILAADKLMGSPKLYATFLLWLLSELFEELPEVGDPDKPKLVFFFDEAHLLFDDAPKALVDKVEQVARLIRSKGVGVYFITQNPADVPDDILGQLGNRVQHALRAFTAKDRKELRMAAETYRENPRFDTEEAIREVGVGEAVTSFLQKKGVPGIVERTLIRPPSSQLGPIEDSERAALMALSPMAGKYDARLDRNSAFEMLRKRADDAAKEAAIAEEKAEEIDTPALREFNSARRYAGKGVTRSTSRAPRRKSQQGFGAAVASVVIKELKGTTGRRIVRGILGGLFKGR from the coding sequence GTGACGCAAGACATCTTTATCGGAGGGGGCGGTGACGCATACGCAACCCAGCAGTTTCTCAATATCGGCTATGCCAACCGCCACGGGCTGATTGCGGGTGCCACGGGCACTGGCAAGACCGTGACCCTGCAAATCCTCGCGGAAGGGTTTTCTGCCGCAGGGGTGCCCGTCTTTCTGTCAGACGTAAAAGGCGATCTGTCCGGTCTCGCGAAATCCGGCAGTGCGGATCACAAATTGCACGCCCCCTTCATGAGCCGCGCTGAAAAGATCGGGTTTAGCGATTTCAGCTATGACGCCTTTCCTGTCACCTTCTGGGATTTATTCGGCGAACAGGGCCATCCGGTGCGCACAACTGTTTCCGAAATGGGCCCCTTGCTGTTTTCCCAGCTTCTTGGATTGACCGAGGCGCAAGAAGGCATTTTGAACATTGCGTTTCGCGTCGCCGACGAAGATGGCTTGCCCTTGCTCGATCTCAAGGATTTGCAGGCGCTGCTGGTCTGGATCGGCCAGAACGCCAAGGAACTGGGGCTGCGATACGGGAATGTCTCGGCCGCATCGGTCGGTGCGATCCAACGCCGCTTGCTGGTGCTTGAAAATCAGGGCGCGGCTGATCTATTTGGCGAACCGGCTTTGGCGCTCAGCGATCTGATGCGGACGGAAGAGGACGGGCGCGGCGTGATCAACATCCTCGCCGCAGACAAACTGATGGGATCGCCGAAACTCTACGCGACCTTTCTGCTCTGGCTGCTGTCTGAACTCTTCGAAGAACTGCCCGAAGTTGGCGACCCCGACAAACCGAAACTGGTCTTCTTCTTCGACGAAGCGCACCTCTTGTTCGACGATGCGCCCAAAGCATTGGTCGACAAGGTCGAACAGGTGGCACGCCTGATCCGCTCGAAAGGGGTCGGCGTCTACTTCATCACGCAAAACCCGGCGGACGTGCCCGACGACATCCTGGGCCAGCTTGGCAATCGCGTGCAACATGCCCTGCGCGCCTTTACGGCCAAGGACCGTAAAGAATTGCGCATGGCGGCCGAAACCTATCGTGAAAACCCGCGTTTCGATACCGAAGAAGCCATTCGCGAAGTTGGGGTGGGCGAGGCGGTGACGTCTTTCCTACAGAAAAAGGGTGTGCCCGGTATCGTCGAACGCACATTGATCCGGCCCCCGTCCTCGCAACTTGGCCCTATCGAGGACAGCGAACGCGCCGCCCTTATGGCCCTCTCCCCGATGGCCGGAAAATATGACGCGCGGCTTGATCGCAATTCCGCATTTGAAATGCTGCGAAAACGCGCCGACGATGCTGCAAAAGAAGCCGCAATTGCGGAGGAAAAAGCCGAAGAAATCGACACACCGGCCCTGCGCGAATTCAACAGTGCGCGTCGCTATGCGGGCAAGGGCGTTACCCGCTCGACGTCCCGTGCCCCGCGCCGCAAATCGCAACAAGGCTTCGGCGCTGCCGTGGCAAGTGTGGTCATCAAAGAACTGAAAGGGACCACCGGCCGCCGCATCGTGCGCGGCATTCTCGGCGGTCTCTTCAAAGGGCGCTAA
- a CDS encoding invasion associated locus B family protein, whose amino-acid sequence MSKFFTALPLCAALALMAPLPVLAQTATATEEAQPQTDEAPKVEEQLSLGEDADKDPELGKPYTQEVIGAWEMRCIKTEAEPDPCQMYQLLDDGQGAPVAEISLFRLPNGGKAEAGATIVVPLETSLPQQLTIAVDGGKARRYPYAFCNPVGCYARLGLTAADISAFKRGNAAEITIIPALAPDQKVKLALSLKGFTASYDKVSVIEQ is encoded by the coding sequence ATGAGCAAGTTTTTCACCGCACTGCCCCTTTGTGCCGCCCTCGCCCTGATGGCTCCGCTGCCGGTTCTGGCGCAGACAGCCACCGCCACCGAAGAGGCACAGCCACAGACCGATGAGGCCCCAAAGGTCGAAGAGCAACTGAGCCTTGGCGAGGATGCCGATAAGGATCCGGAGCTGGGCAAACCCTATACGCAGGAAGTCATCGGCGCGTGGGAAATGCGCTGTATCAAGACCGAAGCAGAACCCGACCCTTGCCAGATGTACCAGTTGCTGGACGACGGCCAGGGCGCACCGGTTGCAGAAATCTCGCTGTTCCGCCTGCCCAATGGCGGCAAGGCCGAAGCAGGTGCGACGATCGTTGTGCCGCTTGAAACCTCCCTGCCCCAGCAGTTGACCATCGCGGTCGATGGCGGCAAGGCCCGCCGGTACCCTTACGCCTTTTGCAACCCTGTCGGATGTTACGCGCGTCTGGGTCTGACCGCTGCTGATATTTCTGCGTTCAAGCGTGGTAATGCGGCCGAGATCACAATCATTCCGGCATTGGCACCCGACCAGAAGGTCAAATTGGCCCTGTCCTTGAAAGGCTTTACCGCCAGCTATGACAAAGTTTCCGTGATCGAACAGTAA
- a CDS encoding beta-ketoacyl-[acyl-carrier-protein] synthase family protein produces the protein MKRVVITGAGTINALGHSVPATLQAMREGVCGIGQLAFRDVERLQIQIGGQVRGFEAEGRYNRQQMSLYDRFTQFTLAAAKEAIEQSGLTFSGELAAKSGVVLGTAGGGVSTWDDNYRAVYEEGKNRVHPFVVPKLMNNAAASHVSMEWNLKGPSFTVSTACASSNHAMAQAFSMVRSGMAPAMVTGGSESMLCFGGVKAWEGLRVMSRDACRPFSANRNGMVQGEGAGIFVFEEFEHARARGADILCEVIGFAMSSDASDIVMPSKAGAARAMAGALQDAGINREEVGYINAHGTGTAANDKTECAAVADVFGPHADQLMISSTKSMHGHLIGGTGAVELLACIMALRDGVVAPTIGYEEQDPECALDVVPNAARDANVSVALSNAFAFGGMNAVVALRKI, from the coding sequence ATGAAACGTGTGGTGATCACAGGGGCGGGCACGATCAACGCGTTGGGGCATTCTGTGCCTGCGACCCTGCAGGCGATGCGCGAAGGGGTCTGCGGCATCGGCCAGCTGGCATTTCGCGATGTCGAACGGCTGCAAATCCAGATTGGCGGGCAGGTGCGCGGATTTGAGGCCGAGGGGCGCTATAACCGCCAGCAGATGTCGCTGTATGACCGGTTCACCCAATTCACGCTGGCCGCGGCGAAAGAGGCCATTGAACAATCGGGTCTGACGTTTTCGGGTGAACTCGCCGCAAAATCCGGCGTGGTTCTGGGCACGGCGGGGGGTGGTGTGTCCACATGGGACGACAATTACCGCGCCGTTTATGAAGAGGGTAAAAACCGCGTGCATCCCTTTGTGGTGCCCAAGCTGATGAACAATGCGGCCGCCAGCCATGTCAGCATGGAATGGAATCTCAAGGGGCCGTCCTTTACCGTTTCCACCGCCTGCGCCTCGTCCAATCACGCAATGGCACAGGCGTTTTCCATGGTCCGTTCCGGCATGGCCCCAGCCATGGTAACGGGTGGCTCTGAATCCATGCTGTGTTTCGGCGGTGTCAAAGCATGGGAAGGGCTGCGCGTGATGAGCCGCGATGCATGTCGTCCGTTTTCGGCCAACCGCAATGGCATGGTGCAGGGCGAAGGGGCGGGCATCTTCGTCTTTGAGGAATTTGAACACGCCCGTGCGCGCGGCGCGGATATCCTGTGCGAAGTCATCGGCTTCGCCATGTCTTCGGATGCCAGCGACATCGTTATGCCGTCCAAGGCAGGCGCGGCGCGGGCCATGGCTGGGGCCTTGCAAGACGCAGGGATCAACCGCGAAGAGGTCGGCTATATCAACGCGCATGGCACCGGCACAGCGGCGAACGACAAAACCGAATGCGCAGCCGTGGCGGATGTATTCGGACCGCATGCGGACCAGTTGATGATCTCGTCCACGAAATCGATGCACGGCCATCTGATCGGTGGCACCGGCGCGGTGGAACTGCTGGCCTGCATCATGGCATTGCGCGACGGGGTGGTTGCCCCGACCATCGGTTACGAAGAACAGGACCCGGAATGCGCATTGGATGTGGTGCCTAACGCGGCGCGTGATGCCAACGTGTCGGTGGCCTTGTCGAATGCCTTTGCTTTTGGCGGGATGAACGCGGTGGTTGCCCTGCGCAAGATCTAG
- a CDS encoding acyl carrier protein: MNISDQVIAIIAEQALLEPEDVTPDSTLESLGIDSMGVVESIFAIEEAFDITVPFNANNPTDSDFDITSVASIIKGIERLKAEQA, translated from the coding sequence ATGAACATCTCCGATCAAGTCATTGCCATCATAGCAGAGCAAGCGCTGCTGGAGCCCGAAGATGTGACGCCGGACAGCACACTTGAAAGTCTCGGCATTGACTCGATGGGGGTGGTCGAAAGCATATTTGCGATCGAGGAAGCCTTTGACATTACGGTACCTTTTAATGCCAACAACCCGACAGACTCCGATTTCGACATCACGTCTGTGGCCAGCATCATCAAAGGCATTGAACGGCTGAAAGCCGAACAGGCCTGA
- the lpxD gene encoding UDP-3-O-(3-hydroxymyristoyl)glucosamine N-acyltransferase, with translation MTYTIAQIAKSLGAEAAGDTSLVIARAAEPQSAGPDDLALAMDPKYAEGLSQGTARAAMLWPEADWQAMGLQAAIFPTRPRFAMSGMTRMLDKGQGFGTGIHPSAIIDPTAVLAEGVSVGPLAIISAGARIGKGSVIGPHCFIGVDVTLGADAYLREQVSIGARVTIGERCIIQPGARIGGDGFSFVTAEPSTVESARKTLGDQGAAEAQPWIRIHSLGSVTIGDDVEIGMGCTIDCGTIRDTTIGNNTKLDNQVHMGHNVSIGDNCLICGQVGIAGSARIGNNVVMAGQVGVNDNIFVGDGVIAGGGTKLMSNVPAGRTMLGYPATQMDKQVDLYKAQRRLPRLLREVAELRKVVFKSEKDD, from the coding sequence ATGACTTACACTATTGCACAGATTGCGAAATCACTGGGGGCCGAGGCCGCCGGTGATACGTCACTGGTGATTGCCCGCGCGGCTGAACCACAATCGGCGGGGCCGGATGATCTGGCACTGGCGATGGACCCGAAATACGCCGAAGGTCTGTCACAAGGAACAGCGCGCGCTGCGATGTTATGGCCGGAAGCCGATTGGCAGGCCATGGGATTGCAGGCCGCGATTTTTCCGACTCGTCCCAGATTTGCCATGTCCGGCATGACGCGGATGTTGGATAAGGGGCAGGGGTTTGGCACGGGTATTCACCCCTCTGCGATCATTGATCCGACGGCGGTTCTGGCCGAGGGCGTCAGCGTGGGACCACTGGCGATCATTTCTGCAGGGGCACGGATTGGCAAGGGATCGGTCATTGGGCCGCATTGCTTTATCGGTGTTGATGTAACCTTGGGCGCGGATGCGTATCTGCGCGAACAGGTCAGCATCGGTGCGCGTGTCACCATCGGCGAACGCTGCATCATCCAGCCGGGCGCGCGAATTGGGGGCGACGGGTTTTCCTTTGTCACGGCGGAACCCTCGACCGTGGAATCCGCGCGCAAAACTCTGGGTGATCAAGGCGCGGCAGAGGCGCAGCCGTGGATCCGCATTCATTCCCTTGGCAGTGTTACCATCGGCGATGACGTTGAAATCGGGATGGGCTGCACCATTGATTGCGGTACAATTCGCGACACGACGATTGGCAATAACACCAAGCTCGATAACCAAGTGCACATGGGGCATAACGTCAGCATTGGCGACAACTGTCTGATCTGCGGACAGGTTGGCATCGCGGGCTCCGCCCGCATCGGCAATAACGTCGTCATGGCGGGTCAGGTCGGCGTGAACGACAATATCTTTGTCGGGGATGGCGTGATCGCGGGCGGTGGCACCAAATTGATGAGCAACGTGCCCGCGGGCCGCACCATGCTGGGGTATCCGGCCACACAGATGGATAAACAGGTCGACCTATATAAAGCACAACGGCGTCTGCCACGGTTGCTGCGCGAGGTCGCAGAACTGCGAAAGGTGGTTTTCAAATCGGAAAAGGACGACTAG
- a CDS encoding L,D-transpeptidase family protein codes for MAGFVIAFGAAVSFAPRAGSAQVTAFKQAIAEAAAQDDDIAAFYRANGYSPIWTGAGDVDRNRRAELLRAIRSVASHGLPVARYDPEGLMNTLASVRTARDRGMAEVEMSRVFLKYARDIQTGMLTPKSIDPAMVREIPYRERGTYLSGLAEAKPAAFFRALPPTSMEYNALIKEKVAMERLLLSGGWGATVPAKSLKPGDSGNAVIALRNRLIAMEYLERTNTREYDADMQAAVQQFQIAHGLNDDGVAGVATMNQINVGVEKRLQSVLVALERERWFNTERGKRHILVNLPDFSAKIIDDDKLTFYTRSVIGANRDDRPTPEFSDTMTHMVVNPSWYVPRSIVTKEYLPALKRNYNAASHIEITDRRGRKINRAAVNFSQFTERNFPYAMRQPPSKSNALGLVKFMFPNKYNIYLHDTPAKSLFSRDVRAFSHGCVRLAQPFEFAYELLSKQEADPKGHFQSILRSRSETKVVLDTPVPVHLIYRTAVTNARGHTEYRADVYGRDAKIWNALSRAGVVLGGVQG; via the coding sequence ATGGCGGGGTTCGTGATTGCATTCGGGGCAGCGGTTTCTTTCGCGCCGCGTGCGGGCAGCGCACAGGTGACCGCGTTTAAACAAGCAATCGCCGAAGCGGCAGCGCAAGATGATGATATCGCAGCCTTTTATCGCGCCAACGGGTACAGCCCGATTTGGACTGGTGCGGGAGACGTCGACCGCAACCGCCGCGCGGAACTGTTGCGCGCGATCCGTTCGGTTGCGTCGCATGGCTTGCCCGTTGCACGCTATGACCCTGAAGGGTTGATGAACACGCTGGCCTCCGTGCGCACCGCACGGGATCGGGGCATGGCAGAGGTCGAGATGAGCCGCGTCTTTCTGAAGTACGCCCGCGATATCCAGACCGGCATGCTGACGCCCAAGTCGATTGACCCTGCGATGGTGCGCGAAATTCCCTACCGTGAGCGGGGTACCTATCTGTCGGGCCTCGCCGAGGCGAAACCTGCCGCATTTTTCCGCGCGCTACCGCCAACCAGCATGGAGTACAACGCGCTGATCAAGGAAAAGGTCGCGATGGAGCGGCTTTTGCTGTCGGGGGGCTGGGGCGCAACCGTGCCTGCCAAATCGCTAAAACCCGGGGACAGCGGAAACGCCGTCATTGCGCTGCGCAACCGTCTGATTGCGATGGAGTATCTGGAGCGCACCAACACCCGTGAATATGATGCCGACATGCAGGCCGCTGTACAGCAATTCCAGATTGCACATGGTTTGAACGATGATGGTGTGGCGGGGGTTGCCACGATGAACCAGATCAACGTTGGCGTGGAAAAGCGTCTGCAATCGGTGCTGGTCGCGCTTGAGCGCGAGCGCTGGTTCAACACGGAACGGGGCAAGCGACATATCCTTGTGAACCTGCCGGACTTTTCGGCCAAGATCATCGATGATGACAAGCTGACCTTTTACACCCGTTCCGTCATCGGGGCGAACAGGGACGACCGTCCGACGCCGGAGTTTTCGGATACGATGACCCATATGGTCGTCAATCCCAGCTGGTACGTGCCGCGCTCCATTGTGACCAAAGAATACCTGCCTGCGCTTAAACGTAATTACAATGCGGCCAGCCACATCGAGATCACGGACCGGCGTGGACGCAAGATCAATCGTGCTGCCGTGAACTTCTCGCAGTTTACCGAACGGAACTTTCCCTACGCCATGCGCCAGCCGCCCAGCAAATCCAATGCGCTGGGGTTGGTAAAGTTTATGTTCCCGAATAAATACAACATCTATCTGCATGACACCCCGGCCAAGAGCCTGTTTTCTCGCGATGTGCGGGCCTTTAGCCACGGCTGCGTGCGCTTGGCGCAACCTTTTGAATTTGCTTATGAATTACTAAGCAAGCAAGAGGCAGATCCAAAGGGTCACTTCCAGTCGATCCTGCGCTCGCGCAGTGAAACCAAGGTGGTGTTGGACACGCCTGTGCCGGTTCATCTGATTTACCGGACGGCTGTGACCAATGCGCGCGGCCATACGGAATACCGCGCCGACGTTTACGGACGTGACGCCAAAATCTGGAATGCGCTGTCACGCGCAGGGGTGGTCTTGGGCGGCGTTCAGGGGTAA
- a CDS encoding YcbK family protein: protein MTRRALLGAFAATAVAAAPTYSKAAGFLRGGGDIRRIKMYSGRTGERIDMIYWIEGKYIKDAVKEVNYFMRDWRTDGVKSMDLRTVDIMAAAHNLLDVNEPYMLLSGYRSPKTNAMLRSRSRGVAKNSLHMKGQAADLRLGSRSVNQMARAAIACHGGGVGRYSGSNFVHMDCGVVRSWGG, encoded by the coding sequence ATGACCCGGCGTGCACTTCTTGGGGCATTCGCCGCAACCGCGGTAGCAGCAGCACCGACATATTCCAAAGCCGCAGGTTTCCTGCGCGGTGGCGGCGATATCCGCCGTATCAAGATGTATTCGGGCCGCACCGGTGAACGCATCGACATGATCTACTGGATCGAAGGCAAATACATCAAAGACGCCGTGAAAGAAGTGAACTATTTCATGCGCGACTGGCGCACCGACGGGGTCAAATCGATGGACCTGCGCACGGTTGATATTATGGCTGCCGCCCATAACCTGCTGGACGTGAACGAACCCTACATGTTGCTGTCCGGTTATCGCAGCCCGAAGACAAATGCGATGCTGCGCTCGCGCTCGCGCGGGGTGGCAAAAAACTCCTTGCACATGAAAGGCCAGGCCGCTGACCTGCGTCTCGGGTCGCGTTCGGTGAACCAGATGGCCCGCGCCGCAATTGCCTGTCACGGCGGCGGTGTTGGCCGTTATTCAGGGTCCAACTTTGTGCATATGGATTGCGGCGTCGTACGCAGCTGGGGCGGCTAG